The DNA window CGGCTAACCCTTAATCGCATCGAGCATTCCCCACATCGGCAGGAAGATGCCCAGCGCCAGCACCAGCACCATCGAGGCGACCACCACCAGCAAAATCGGTTCGATGCGCGCCGTAAGGGTTTTGAGATCGTAATCCACTTCACGATCATAAAAGTCCGCCACTTCGAGCAGCAGCTCATCAATCCGCCCGGTCTCTTCACCGACCGAGATCATCTGGATCACCAGCGGGGTAAAAATGCCGCTGTTAATCGCCGTAGCGGAGATGGCGCTGCCCGCTTCGATCGCCGCTTTCATTTCCAAAATACGCAGTTCGAGAAAGCGGTTACCGATCGCTTCCGCCGACAGTGCCAGCGACTGGTTAAGCGGCACGCCCGCTTTTAGCATCAGCGCAAAGGTACGCGAAAAACGCGACAACTGCGCCCGGTTGACCACGCCGCCGACCACGGGCAATTTCAAGCGCCACTTGTCCCAGCGCTCTCTGCCGTTACTGGTGCCGACCCAAGCGCGAAACGCGAATACTAAGCCGACAATGCCGCCGAGCAGTAGCATCCAGTAGTTAACAAAAAACTCCGACATGCCAATCAAAATGCGCGTTGGTAATGGCAGATCAACCCCAAAGCGGCTAAACATCGAGGCAAACTGCGGGATCACTTTGACGTTGAGCACAAACATCGCCACCAAAATAAAGCTGATTA is part of the Vibrio cidicii genome and encodes:
- a CDS encoding type II secretion system F family protein produces the protein MATFRYQGRTLEGNKTSGQIDAVTSEAAAEQLMSRGIIPIEIRQGKSAGGSQFDLRSLLTPAIPLEILVLFCRQLFSLTKAGVPLLRSMRGLVQNCENKQLKAALEEVVTELTNGRSLSAAMQMHSKVFSPLFVSMINVGENTGRLDQALQQLATYYEQDLETRKRIKTAMRYPTFVISFILVAMFVLNVKVIPQFASMFSRFGVDLPLPTRILIGMSEFFVNYWMLLLGGIVGLVFAFRAWVGTSNGRERWDKWRLKLPVVGGVVNRAQLSRFSRTFALMLKAGVPLNQSLALSAEAIGNRFLELRILEMKAAIEAGSAISATAINSGIFTPLVIQMISVGEETGRIDELLLEVADFYDREVDYDLKTLTARIEPILLVVVASMVLVLALGIFLPMWGMLDAIKG